In a genomic window of Methylobacter sp. YRD-M1:
- a CDS encoding cell division protein FtsQ/DivIB, protein MLTGLIWLYRQDVKSYSSDTMPIKYVRIEGVFQYLSKDEIKTALQPLVMTSFFSADMQAIHEAVAQLPWVQAATVKRVWPDAIDIKVYERKPYVRWGQHSLLNERGELFTPKNVEQFQTLPMLVGPEQQHRKVLEIMKGIKTVLADQSMELAEFSIDDRWAWKIRLATGMEILLGRNEPLKKLQRFLKTLAVFGPEQIDAMAVIDLRYPNGYGVSWKPGTAEIDWKKIANPENKTDGRLEKATQSKQNGEKNRA, encoded by the coding sequence TTGCTGACAGGTTTGATCTGGCTGTACAGGCAGGATGTCAAGAGCTACAGCTCCGACACGATGCCCATTAAATACGTCAGGATAGAAGGCGTCTTTCAATACCTTAGTAAGGATGAGATAAAAACGGCGCTGCAGCCGCTGGTCATGACCAGTTTTTTCTCAGCGGATATGCAGGCGATACACGAAGCTGTTGCGCAGCTGCCATGGGTGCAGGCCGCTACGGTTAAACGGGTCTGGCCGGACGCGATTGACATAAAAGTATATGAAAGGAAACCTTATGTACGTTGGGGGCAACACAGCCTGTTAAATGAAAGAGGCGAATTGTTTACTCCGAAGAATGTAGAACAATTTCAGACATTGCCTATGCTTGTAGGGCCAGAGCAGCAGCACCGGAAAGTTCTGGAAATAATGAAAGGCATTAAAACAGTGCTGGCGGATCAGTCTATGGAGTTGGCAGAGTTTAGCATCGATGATCGGTGGGCATGGAAAATCAGGCTGGCAACTGGTATGGAGATACTGCTGGGACGAAATGAGCCGTTAAAGAAACTGCAGCGTTTCTTGAAGACGCTGGCAGTATTTGGGCCAGAGCAGATTGATGCAATGGCTGTGATTGATTTGAGGTACCCCAATGGCTATGGAGTCTCATGGAAACCCGGAACCGCTGAAATTGACTGGAAAAAAATTGCAAACCCCGAAAACAAAACAGATGGGCGATTAGAAAAGGCGACACAGAGTAAACAAAATGGCGAAAAAAACAGAGCGTAA
- the ftsW gene encoding putative lipid II flippase FtsW, with translation MSDRAKTPRTRRLHFDPLLLATCASLLLIGFIMVTSSSLHLGVKMADDSLHYPIRQLMHIGLGLFLGAGVMAVPMQTWEKWGPWLFIMGLLLLVVVLVPGLGIRVNGSVRWLSLGGLRIQVSEVVKFFAVIYMAGYVTRHEQSLRGSAYGIVKPLALFSLACLLLLMEPDFGSSVVILCIAMGIMFLAGARLSQFVILLAVVALLAVLLVYFSPYRLVRVTSFMNPWADPLNTGFQLVQALISFGRGEWLGVGIGSGIQKLFYLPEAHTDFLFSVIGEELGLLGVVTVIGLFSLLIWRTFQVAVEAEKAGQKFSAFVAYGLAIWFGFQSFVNMGVNMGILPTKGLTLPLMSYGGGSMMIMCCAVALLFRVQSEVYEINANRPKGKSEWASA, from the coding sequence ATGAGCGATCGCGCGAAAACGCCGCGAACCAGGCGACTGCATTTTGATCCGCTGCTGCTCGCTACGTGTGCGAGCCTGTTGCTGATCGGTTTCATAATGGTGACGTCATCATCATTGCATTTAGGCGTAAAAATGGCCGATGACAGCTTGCATTATCCGATCAGACAGCTGATGCACATCGGCCTCGGGTTATTCCTGGGCGCCGGCGTTATGGCAGTACCCATGCAGACTTGGGAAAAGTGGGGGCCGTGGCTGTTCATAATGGGCTTGTTATTGCTGGTGGTGGTGCTGGTGCCCGGCCTCGGCATAAGGGTTAACGGCAGCGTACGCTGGCTGTCATTAGGCGGTTTGCGCATACAGGTATCGGAAGTCGTTAAATTCTTCGCCGTTATTTATATGGCGGGCTATGTTACTCGGCACGAGCAGTCTTTGCGCGGATCGGCTTACGGGATCGTAAAGCCTTTGGCACTGTTTTCGTTGGCTTGCCTATTATTACTGATGGAACCGGATTTTGGCTCGTCAGTAGTCATTTTATGCATCGCCATGGGCATTATGTTTCTGGCCGGCGCCAGATTGTCGCAATTCGTTATTCTGCTGGCCGTAGTGGCCTTGTTGGCAGTCTTGCTGGTTTATTTTTCACCTTACCGTCTGGTCCGGGTGACCAGTTTCATGAACCCTTGGGCTGATCCGCTGAATACGGGGTTTCAGCTGGTCCAGGCGCTGATTTCTTTCGGGCGCGGGGAATGGTTGGGCGTGGGAATCGGCAGCGGCATACAAAAATTATTTTATTTGCCGGAAGCGCATACCGACTTTCTGTTTTCAGTGATTGGCGAAGAGTTGGGCCTGCTGGGCGTGGTGACTGTCATCGGCTTGTTTTCGTTACTGATATGGCGGACTTTTCAGGTGGCTGTCGAGGCGGAAAAGGCCGGGCAGAAATTCTCGGCTTTTGTTGCCTATGGGCTGGCCATCTGGTTTGGCTTTCAGTCGTTCGTCAATATGGGAGTCAACATGGGCATTTTGCCGACAAAGGGGCTGACCTTGCCGCTGATGAGTTACGGCGGCGGCAGCATGATGATTATGTGTTGCGCAGTGGCGCTGCTGTTTCGCGTGCAGAGCGAAGTTTATGAAATAAATGCCAACAGGCCTAAAGGGAAATCGGAATGGGCAAGCGCATAG
- a CDS encoding D-alanine--D-alanine ligase — MKPLKIKEAREFGRVAVLMGGSAAEREVSLKSGAAVYEALKRQGVDAVAIDVAGNPIEALAGLKVDRVFNIIHGRGGEDGVLQAVLDVMGIPYTGSGVLASALSMDKLRTKLCWQGYGLVTPKWFLLKDEHDLDDCIAQLGFPVIVKPAQEGSSIGMSKATNRDELQRALKTAAEFRCDVYAEAWVTGKEYTVGVLNGEALPVIRLETPHAFYDYEAKYKAATTQYHCPCGLGQDEELRLRDLAVKASQVLGVKGWARLDVFVDDAGQYQLIEINTVPGMTDHSLVPMAAKHAGIDFDELVWRILETSIG; from the coding sequence ATGAAGCCGTTGAAGATTAAAGAGGCGCGAGAATTTGGCAGGGTTGCCGTGTTGATGGGCGGGTCCGCCGCTGAAAGAGAAGTTTCATTGAAAAGCGGCGCCGCCGTGTATGAAGCTTTAAAGCGCCAAGGCGTTGATGCTGTCGCTATTGATGTGGCAGGCAATCCCATAGAAGCACTGGCCGGGCTTAAGGTTGACCGGGTGTTCAACATCATTCATGGCCGGGGCGGTGAAGACGGCGTGCTTCAGGCTGTTCTGGATGTGATGGGCATACCCTATACCGGCAGCGGCGTTCTGGCCTCGGCATTAAGTATGGATAAGCTCCGGACCAAGCTGTGCTGGCAGGGTTACGGATTGGTCACGCCTAAATGGTTTTTGTTGAAAGATGAACATGATCTGGACGATTGCATAGCGCAGCTGGGCTTCCCGGTTATTGTGAAGCCGGCTCAGGAAGGCTCCAGCATAGGCATGAGCAAGGCAACCAATCGCGATGAGCTGCAAAGAGCGTTAAAAACGGCGGCAGAATTCCGTTGCGATGTTTATGCGGAAGCCTGGGTGACAGGCAAGGAATATACGGTTGGTGTATTGAATGGCGAGGCATTGCCGGTTATACGCCTGGAAACGCCGCATGCGTTTTATGATTATGAAGCGAAGTACAAGGCCGCCACGACTCAATATCATTGTCCATGCGGCTTAGGCCAGGATGAAGAGTTGAGGCTGCGTGATCTGGCCGTGAAAGCCAGCCAAGTGCTAGGCGTTAAAGGATGGGCAAGACTCGATGTGTTCGTCGATGATGCCGGACAATATCAATTGATTGAGATTAATACCGTACCGGGCATGACGGATCATAGTCTGGTGCCGATGGCGGCCAAACACGCCGGCATCGATTTTGATGAATTGGTTTGGCGGATATTGGAAACCAGTATCGGCTAA
- the murC gene encoding UDP-N-acetylmuramate--L-alanine ligase, which produces MNFPNIQMPTQVLGKIDRIHFVGIGGTGMSGIAEVLSNLGYKVSGSDIKESAVTQRLAGLGVTINIGHKRDNVAKADVVVASSAIDRSNEEIDEAYLNRIPVIPRAEMLAELMRFRFGIAVAGTHGKTTTTSLTASMLAEGGLDPTFVIGGRLNSAGSNAKLGLGHYLVAEADESDASFLYLQPMMAIVTNIDQDHMATYQGSYQRLKETFIEFLHHLPFYGSAVMCMDDEGVREILPHISKPVTTYGVHADADVRAINIKQEGMHTSFKVIRRGDHPPLQVTLNMPGWHNMLNALAAISIATHLNVDDEAIISSLGAFKGVGRRFQIQGDLEIAGGQLTFVDDYGHHPREIAATLEALRQAWPDRRSVVIFQPHRYTRTRDLFEDFVKVLSTVDVLILMDVYAAGEAVIPGADGRALSRAIRLRGQVDPVFVEDWEDLPQILAGIVKPDDVILTMGAGNVGQVATQLPQLLSDAFGSITCQD; this is translated from the coding sequence ATGAATTTCCCTAATATACAGATGCCGACACAGGTGTTAGGCAAAATCGACCGGATACATTTTGTCGGCATAGGCGGCACCGGCATGAGCGGTATTGCAGAAGTCTTGTCCAATCTGGGCTATAAAGTCTCAGGTTCGGACATAAAAGAAAGCGCGGTAACACAAAGGCTAGCCGGCTTGGGCGTGACCATCAATATCGGACATAAGCGCGATAATGTTGCAAAAGCGGATGTGGTTGTCGCTTCAAGCGCCATAGACCGCAGCAATGAGGAAATCGATGAAGCGTATCTGAACAGGATACCGGTCATTCCGCGAGCGGAAATGCTGGCCGAGTTGATGCGCTTCAGGTTTGGCATTGCCGTGGCGGGCACGCACGGTAAAACCACCACGACCAGCCTGACAGCCAGCATGCTGGCCGAGGGCGGACTTGATCCGACTTTCGTCATCGGCGGCCGGCTGAACAGTGCGGGCAGCAATGCCAAGCTGGGGCTGGGACATTATCTGGTTGCCGAGGCTGATGAGAGCGACGCTTCATTCCTGTATTTACAGCCGATGATGGCAATAGTCACCAATATCGACCAGGATCATATGGCGACTTATCAAGGCAGCTATCAGCGATTGAAGGAAACGTTTATTGAGTTTCTGCATCATTTGCCTTTTTATGGTTCGGCGGTCATGTGCATGGATGACGAAGGCGTCAGAGAAATCCTGCCGCACATCTCCAAGCCGGTGACCACTTATGGCGTACATGCCGATGCCGATGTGCGGGCAATCAATATTAAACAGGAAGGCATGCATACTTCTTTTAAAGTGATTCGCCGGGGCGATCATCCGCCCCTGCAAGTCACCTTGAACATGCCCGGCTGGCACAATATGCTCAATGCGCTTGCAGCCATCAGCATCGCGACCCATCTGAATGTCGACGATGAGGCGATCATCAGCAGCCTGGGCGCATTCAAAGGCGTCGGCAGACGGTTTCAAATTCAGGGCGATCTGGAGATAGCCGGCGGGCAGCTGACATTCGTTGACGACTATGGCCATCACCCGCGCGAGATTGCCGCAACGCTGGAAGCACTGCGGCAGGCTTGGCCGGACAGACGTTCGGTTGTTATTTTTCAGCCGCATCGCTATACGCGCACGCGAGATTTGTTTGAAGATTTTGTCAAAGTCCTTTCTACCGTTGATGTGCTGATTCTGATGGATGTTTATGCAGCAGGGGAAGCGGTTATTCCCGGCGCAGATGGGAGAGCATTAAGCAGAGCTATCCGCCTCCGCGGCCAGGTTGATCCGGTATTCGTCGAAGACTGGGAAGATCTGCCGCAAATACTGGCCGGTATCGTAAAGCCTGATGACGTGATTTTAACAATGGGGGCCGGCAATGTAGGGCAAGTCGCCACGCAATTGCCGCAACTGCTATCGGACGCCTTCGGCTCGATAACTTGTCAGGATTGA
- the ftsA gene encoding cell division protein FtsA: MAKKTERNLIVGLDIGTSKVAAIVGELTSEGRVEVIGIGSTASRGLKKGVVVNLESTVQSIQRAVEEAELMAGCQIRSVFAGIAGSHIRSLNSHGIVAIKDKEVTQYDIDRVIDSARAVAIPADQKIIHILPQEFVIDLQEGIKEPIGMSGIRLEAKVHMVTGSVSAAQNIIKCIRRCGLEVEDIVLEQLASCNSVLTEDEKELGVCLIDIGGGTTDIAIFVDGAIKHTAVIPIAGDQVTNDIAVALRTPTFNAEEIKQKYACALTQLANVDGVIEVPSIGDRAPRKISEQSLAEIIEPRYEELMLLVQAELRRSGYEELIAAGIVLTGGSSKVMGLIDLAEEIFHMPVRMGIPQNVTGLTEVVRNPVHSTGVGLLMYGKEHQSGDRIIDSEDSGLFLKIKSWFQGNF; this comes from the coding sequence ATGGCGAAAAAAACAGAGCGTAATTTAATAGTCGGACTGGACATTGGCACTTCCAAGGTCGCTGCTATTGTGGGTGAGCTTACCAGTGAAGGCAGAGTAGAAGTCATAGGCATCGGCTCAACAGCATCGCGCGGACTGAAAAAAGGCGTAGTCGTTAATCTTGAATCGACCGTACAGTCCATACAGCGGGCCGTGGAAGAGGCTGAATTAATGGCAGGGTGCCAGATCAGGTCCGTATTCGCAGGCATTGCGGGCAGCCATATCAGAAGTCTTAACTCTCATGGCATCGTGGCGATCAAAGACAAGGAAGTGACTCAATATGATATCGACAGGGTCATTGATTCCGCCCGCGCAGTCGCTATCCCTGCCGACCAGAAGATTATTCATATTCTGCCGCAGGAATTTGTCATCGATCTCCAGGAAGGCATTAAAGAGCCTATCGGCATGTCAGGCATACGCCTGGAGGCGAAAGTCCACATGGTCACGGGCAGCGTCAGCGCCGCCCAGAATATCATCAAGTGTATCCGCCGTTGCGGGCTTGAGGTTGAGGATATTGTGCTGGAGCAGTTGGCATCATGCAATTCGGTGCTGACCGAAGATGAAAAGGAACTGGGCGTCTGTTTGATTGATATCGGTGGCGGCACTACGGATATCGCTATCTTTGTTGACGGTGCGATCAAACATACAGCCGTCATTCCGATAGCCGGCGATCAGGTCACCAACGACATTGCCGTCGCCTTGCGTACGCCTACATTCAATGCGGAAGAGATCAAGCAAAAATATGCCTGTGCGTTAACGCAATTAGCTAATGTCGATGGCGTCATCGAAGTGCCGAGCATCGGCGACAGAGCGCCGCGCAAGATTTCGGAGCAAAGTCTGGCAGAGATTATAGAACCACGGTATGAAGAGCTGATGCTGCTGGTACAGGCGGAACTGAGGCGCAGTGGATATGAGGAATTGATTGCCGCCGGAATTGTCTTGACCGGCGGCAGTTCAAAAGTGATGGGATTGATCGATCTGGCGGAAGAAATTTTTCATATGCCGGTCCGCATGGGTATCCCACAAAATGTGACAGGACTAACCGAAGTTGTGAGAAATCCAGTTCACTCAACAGGGGTCGGTTTATTAATGTATGGAAAAGAGCATCAGAGCGGCGACAGAATCATCGATTCTGAGGATTCTGGGTTGTTTCTAAAAATAAAGAGTTGGTTTCAGGGTAATTTTTAG
- the murG gene encoding undecaprenyldiphospho-muramoylpentapeptide beta-N-acetylglucosaminyltransferase yields the protein MGKRIVIMAGGTGGHVFPALAVAQSLAEKGWQVSWLGTRKGLESRVVPENGIEIDWLSVSGVRGKGIMAKLKAVLMLAKACMQALRVLRRRKPDVVLGMGGFVAGPGGLMAKLLGIPLIIHEQNRVPGTTNRLLAKIANRILEAFPDSFSKEVKAECTGNPLRKQFLSRLDDSGRRSNQAIHILVVGGSQGAQILNEVVPEAVRQLKDVKIKHQTGTAMFEQVKSRYEALGVNADVSAFIDDMVSAYQWADMVICRAGAMTVSEVAALGVPAIFIPLPHAIDDHQTANARYLTDAGAGICLMQKDLNAATLAEQITRMLKQLDAMSKTAKQCARLDATEVVAGYCMTEAGL from the coding sequence ATGGGCAAGCGCATAGTCATCATGGCCGGCGGGACCGGCGGTCATGTGTTTCCGGCCTTGGCAGTCGCACAGTCGCTGGCGGAAAAAGGCTGGCAGGTCAGTTGGCTGGGTACGCGGAAAGGTTTGGAAAGTCGGGTCGTTCCGGAGAATGGCATTGAGATTGACTGGCTGTCGGTTTCGGGCGTGCGCGGTAAAGGCATAATGGCGAAATTAAAGGCCGTTTTGATGCTGGCAAAGGCTTGCATGCAGGCATTGCGAGTCTTGCGGCGACGCAAGCCTGATGTGGTGCTGGGCATGGGCGGATTTGTTGCCGGGCCGGGCGGACTGATGGCAAAACTGCTGGGCATACCTTTGATCATTCATGAGCAGAACCGCGTACCCGGTACGACAAACCGGCTGCTGGCAAAAATAGCCAATCGCATACTGGAGGCTTTCCCCGACAGTTTTAGCAAGGAAGTGAAAGCTGAATGCACAGGCAATCCGCTTAGGAAACAGTTTTTAAGCAGGCTCGATGACAGCGGCAGGCGGAGCAATCAGGCTATCCATATCCTGGTCGTTGGCGGCAGTCAGGGTGCCCAAATATTGAATGAAGTCGTTCCGGAAGCGGTCAGGCAGCTGAAAGATGTGAAGATAAAGCACCAGACCGGCACAGCCATGTTCGAGCAGGTCAAGAGCCGATATGAAGCCCTGGGTGTTAATGCTGACGTAAGCGCTTTCATAGATGATATGGTGTCAGCCTACCAATGGGCTGATATGGTGATTTGCCGGGCCGGCGCGATGACCGTCAGTGAAGTCGCAGCCTTGGGGGTGCCGGCTATTTTTATACCGCTGCCGCATGCCATTGATGATCATCAAACAGCGAATGCCCGCTATTTAACCGACGCCGGCGCCGGAATCTGTTTGATGCAGAAAGACTTGAATGCCGCAACGCTGGCAGAACAAATAACAAGAATGCTGAAACAACTAGATGCGATGAGTAAAACTGCAAAACAATGCGCCCGTCTGGATGCGACTGAAGTCGTTGCCGGCTATTGCATGACCGAGGCCGGCTTATGA
- the murB gene encoding UDP-N-acetylmuramate dehydrogenase: MKGRLLNHEKLAKYTSWRVGGPADRLYMPSDRQDLINFIADLSNANCTASAPVFWMGLGSNLLIRDGGIRGTVINTKGRLKEMRLTPDGSIYVEAGVPCAHVARFCAEQGLVGAEFLAGIPGTMGGALKMNAGAFGGETWNIVKNVDMLNITGQVHTRTSDEFEINYRSVKGFDDEWFLSAHLTLQQGDTAESMQRIKGLLEKRAQTQPTNQPSCGSVFKNPQGDYAARLIEQTGLKGHTIGGACVSEKHANFIINTGTATAADIEALINYVQIKVMESQGVELQTEVCMVGVAL, translated from the coding sequence ATGAAAGGGCGATTGTTAAATCACGAAAAACTGGCGAAATATACCAGCTGGCGAGTCGGCGGGCCGGCTGATCGGTTATATATGCCATCTGATCGACAGGATTTGATAAATTTCATAGCGGACCTGTCTAATGCAAATTGCACAGCTTCAGCACCCGTATTCTGGATGGGGCTGGGCAGCAATTTGTTGATCAGGGATGGCGGCATACGCGGCACGGTCATCAATACCAAAGGCCGGTTAAAAGAAATGAGACTGACCCCGGACGGATCGATTTATGTCGAGGCCGGCGTTCCTTGTGCGCATGTGGCGCGCTTCTGCGCGGAGCAGGGGCTCGTCGGCGCCGAGTTTCTGGCAGGCATACCGGGAACGATGGGCGGCGCCTTGAAGATGAATGCCGGCGCCTTTGGCGGCGAAACCTGGAATATTGTTAAAAATGTAGACATGTTGAATATCACAGGCCAAGTCCATACCCGGACTTCTGATGAGTTCGAGATTAACTACCGCTCGGTGAAAGGCTTTGACGATGAATGGTTTCTGTCGGCGCATCTAACGCTGCAGCAAGGCGATACTGCAGAGAGTATGCAGCGCATAAAAGGTTTGCTGGAAAAACGGGCGCAAACGCAGCCGACCAACCAGCCGAGTTGCGGATCGGTATTTAAAAATCCGCAAGGCGACTATGCAGCAAGGCTCATAGAGCAGACCGGTTTAAAGGGCCATACGATAGGCGGCGCCTGTGTGTCGGAAAAACATGCGAATTTCATTATCAATACCGGCACGGCGACAGCTGCCGATATCGAAGCCTTAATTAACTATGTTCAGATTAAAGTAATGGAAAGTCAGGGGGTTGAGTTGCAGACTGAAGTTTGTATGGTAGGCGTAGCATTATGA